The following are encoded in a window of Methanobrevibacter ruminantium M1 genomic DNA:
- the argH gene encoding argininosuccinate lyase: MKIRTGRLEKEMTDEAAVYTSSLEFDRFIFDADIRCNYAHTSMLKAQGIIDSEIADKILDALDKLSEEGFDALEFDHSVEDVHMAVENYVTKLVGPEAGFMHTAKSRNDQVATDIRLLLRDRISEIQIAILEFIEGILELAKEHKETVMIGYTHLQHAQPITLAHHLMAHAQALKRDYQRLDDTYKRVNLNPLGSAAMATTSFPIDRELTTRLLGFDDYLENSMDGVSSRDHIAEAVFDLTALCTTLSKICEELVLWSTYEFGIVSMADEYSSTSSIMPQKKNPDVAEVARSKCAIVNGELMTILTILKAIPYTYNRDLQEITPHLWNACDVAYDTLKITNHMLLTVTFNTERCLELAGANFATATDLADIMVRERKIPFRTAHKIVGRIVNEAVAEGLNPSEIDGAYVDNVADELGFDKLNLDDDLIHNALNPIENVKIRNVPGGPSPEMVQLAIDNMNIFLDVEFEKQGI, translated from the coding sequence TTGAAAATTAGAACTGGAAGACTTGAAAAGGAAATGACTGATGAAGCTGCGGTATACACATCTTCATTGGAATTTGACAGATTTATCTTTGATGCAGACATTCGCTGCAATTACGCTCATACATCCATGCTTAAAGCTCAAGGAATCATTGATAGCGAAATAGCTGATAAGATTCTTGATGCATTGGATAAGCTTAGTGAAGAGGGCTTTGATGCCCTTGAATTTGACCATTCCGTTGAAGACGTTCATATGGCTGTTGAAAACTATGTTACAAAGCTTGTAGGTCCTGAAGCTGGCTTTATGCACACTGCAAAAAGCAGAAACGATCAGGTGGCTACAGACATAAGGCTTCTTTTAAGGGATAGAATCAGCGAAATACAAATTGCAATACTTGAATTCATTGAAGGAATACTGGAGCTTGCAAAGGAACATAAGGAAACTGTAATGATCGGATACACCCATTTGCAGCATGCTCAGCCAATTACATTGGCCCATCACCTTATGGCGCATGCTCAGGCCTTAAAAAGGGACTACCAAAGATTGGATGACACCTATAAAAGGGTCAATCTAAATCCTCTCGGCTCAGCTGCAATGGCAACCACAAGTTTTCCAATAGACAGAGAACTTACAACAAGGCTCTTAGGCTTTGATGATTATCTTGAAAACTCCATGGATGGTGTATCATCAAGAGACCATATTGCAGAGGCCGTTTTCGACCTTACTGCACTGTGCACAACCCTATCAAAGATATGTGAAGAGCTTGTCCTTTGGAGCACATATGAGTTTGGAATAGTCTCAATGGCTGATGAATACTCATCAACTTCCTCAATCATGCCTCAAAAGAAAAATCCGGACGTTGCTGAAGTTGCAAGATCCAAATGTGCAATAGTAAACGGAGAGCTTATGACAATCCTAACCATTCTTAAGGCCATCCCATACACTTATAATAGGGATTTGCAGGAAATCACTCCTCATTTATGGAATGCCTGTGATGTGGCCTATGATACATTAAAAATCACAAATCATATGCTTTTAACTGTCACATTCAATACTGAAAGATGCTTAGAGCTTGCAGGTGCAAACTTTGCAACAGCAACAGACTTAGCAGACATTATGGTTAGGGAAAGGAAGATACCATTCAGGACAGCACATAAGATTGTGGGAAGAATTGTAAATGAGGCAGTTGCTGAAGGATTGAATCCAAGTGAAATCGATGGAGCTTATGTTGACAATGTGGCAGATGAGCTTGGATTTGATAAATTGAATTTAGATGATGATTTGATTCACAATGCCTTAAATCCAATTGAAAACGTTAAGATAAGAAATGTTCCTGGAGGACCTTCTCCTGAAATGGTTCAATTGGCTATTGACAATATGAATATATTTTTAGATGTGGAGTTTGAAAAACAAGGCATCTGA
- a CDS encoding 30S ribosomal protein S27ae codes for MATKKELYTVEGDKIVRKNPFCPRCSEGVFMADHGDRYACGKCGYTEMKTKE; via the coding sequence ATGGCTACTAAAAAAGAATTATACACTGTAGAAGGGGACAAAATCGTAAGAAAAAACCCATTCTGTCCTCGTTGCTCTGAAGGCGTATTCATGGCTGACCACGGTGACAGATACGCTTGTGGTAAATGTGGATACACTGAAATGAAAACTAAAGAATAG
- a CDS encoding 30S ribosomal protein S24e, with protein sequence MEIEITEKKENILFDRTEVKFNCLYEGEATPKLLDVKSKLVALLDTKKELIVVDNIQPGYGEPKATGYAKVYGREASLLDVEKPSVIAKNKEPEAPAEEEDEAE encoded by the coding sequence ATGGAAATTGAAATTACTGAAAAGAAAGAAAATATTTTATTTGACAGAACAGAAGTTAAATTTAACTGCTTATATGAAGGAGAAGCAACTCCTAAACTTTTAGATGTTAAAAGCAAATTAGTTGCTTTACTTGACACTAAAAAAGAATTAATCGTAGTAGACAATATTCAACCAGGATATGGTGAACCTAAAGCAACAGGATACGCTAAAGTATACGGAAGAGAAGCATCCTTATTAGATGTGGAAAAACCAAGCGTAATTGCTAAAAACAAAGAACCAGAAGCTCCTGCTGAAGAAGAAGATGAAGCGGAATAG
- a CDS encoding GTP-dependent dephospho-CoA kinase family protein — protein MFRIDENSIDEFKKPLGVLYPDFEDAIPMIKEASFLISVGDQTIKNLLDNDLYPNLGIIDNRIQRKDHNHDIIRTENILKADNPAGTITEDLWETIELAISSILEDEDTRIIEVKGEEDLAVLPCLLIAPEDAVILYGQPNEGLVFVNVFEAKDKATRLMTFFNKE, from the coding sequence TTGTTTAGAATAGATGAGAATTCAATAGATGAATTTAAAAAACCATTAGGAGTACTGTATCCTGATTTTGAAGATGCAATTCCTATGATAAAGGAGGCTAGTTTTCTAATCTCTGTTGGTGATCAGACTATTAAAAATCTTCTTGATAACGATTTATATCCTAATTTAGGGATTATTGACAATCGTATTCAACGTAAAGATCATAATCATGATATTATTCGTACAGAAAACATTCTAAAGGCGGACAATCCTGCAGGTACCATTACTGAAGACCTATGGGAAACCATAGAGTTAGCTATTTCTTCAATACTTGAAGATGAGGACACTCGCATTATTGAAGTTAAAGGGGAAGAAGATCTTGCAGTTCTTCCATGCTTATTAATCGCACCTGAGGATGCTGTTATATTATACGGCCAGCCAAACGAAGGCTTGGTCTTTGTTAATGTTTTTGAAGCTAAAGACAAGGCTACCAGACTCATGACTTTCTTCAATAAGGAATAG
- a CDS encoding DUF4013 domain-containing protein, translating to MGYLTDLFKEALVYPLSNIVTLIILGVLLTISKFPNVLSSFGVDVDFQLIIIFALISFVVSLFMDGYSLAVIKDAVDFNVSMPAFDIMKNFIDGVKVWVLKILYYIIPTIITIFVALLTGGVDAILNIFRFIGENQELLSNLNTPAELINAIPQEYIATFLTSLFITAIVAIILYIIFGLLYNIGLCRLAKYDSFNEGINFKAIINDIKAIGLGTYILWYIILFLIIFAISIVMGLIAAIPYIGIILLNLLFAPFIFLLVNRSLGLLYTKAEGYNG from the coding sequence ATGGGATATTTAACAGATTTATTTAAGGAAGCTTTGGTTTATCCTCTCAGCAATATAGTTACATTAATTATTCTTGGAGTATTGCTAACAATAAGCAAGTTTCCAAATGTTCTATCAAGTTTTGGAGTAGATGTCGATTTTCAGTTAATAATTATCTTTGCATTGATTTCTTTTGTAGTTTCATTATTCATGGACGGCTATTCATTGGCTGTAATTAAGGATGCAGTTGACTTCAATGTATCAATGCCTGCTTTTGACATTATGAAAAATTTCATTGACGGCGTTAAGGTATGGGTATTGAAAATACTTTACTATATTATTCCTACAATAATTACAATTTTTGTTGCTTTATTGACTGGAGGAGTTGACGCAATACTTAATATCTTTAGGTTTATCGGTGAAAATCAGGAGCTTTTATCCAATCTAAATACACCAGCAGAATTGATAAATGCAATTCCTCAGGAATATATTGCAACTTTCCTTACTAGCTTATTCATTACTGCAATTGTTGCAATTATTTTATACATTATATTTGGTCTTCTTTACAACATTGGCCTTTGCAGATTAGCTAAATATGACAGCTTCAATGAAGGAATAAACTTCAAGGCAATCATCAACGACATTAAGGCAATCGGTTTGGGAACTTATATTCTATGGTATATTATATTGTTCCTTATCATATTTGCCATATCCATTGTTATGGGCTTGATTGCAGCTATTCCATATATTGGAATTATATTGCTTAATTTGCTTTTTGCTCCATTTATTTTCTTGTTGGTAAACAGGTCACTTGGTTTATTGTATACTAAAGCAGAAGGATATAATGGATAG
- the spt4 gene encoding transcription elongation factor subunit Spt4, whose translation MALQACTHCNLLTEKQQCPECKNPTSTNWSGLLIITDPENSDIARELGIKKAGEYALRVR comes from the coding sequence ATGGCTTTACAAGCTTGTACACATTGCAATTTATTAACTGAAAAGCAACAATGTCCTGAGTGTAAGAATCCTACTTCTACAAATTGGAGTGGGCTTTTAATCATTACAGATCCTGAAAATTCAGACATTGCTCGCGAGTTAGGTATAAAAAAAGCAGGAGAATATGCATTAAGAGTAAGATAA
- a CDS encoding DNA-directed RNA polymerase, protein MTTIEGTVRIPPHRFGEPLEDVAIETLNESYNGQLDKNLGLIVGVTSIEEMGEGVLIMGDGAAYHNVIFNAIFFKPEQQEVVEGEVIDIAEFGAFVRIGPMDGLVHVSQVTDDYINYDPRNASLIAKESKKILTEGDRVRARIVTLSLKGKTVQESKIGLTMRQPNLGKFEWIEKEKAKALEKKMAKVE, encoded by the coding sequence ATGACAACTATTGAGGGAACTGTAAGAATTCCACCACACAGATTTGGTGAACCTCTTGAAGATGTAGCTATTGAAACTTTAAATGAGTCCTACAACGGTCAGCTTGATAAGAATTTAGGTTTAATAGTCGGTGTTACCAGCATTGAAGAAATGGGTGAAGGAGTTCTCATTATGGGTGATGGAGCTGCTTACCACAATGTTATCTTTAACGCTATCTTCTTTAAGCCTGAACAACAGGAAGTCGTTGAAGGAGAAGTTATTGATATAGCTGAATTTGGTGCATTTGTAAGAATCGGACCTATGGATGGTCTTGTTCATGTATCACAAGTAACTGATGATTATATAAATTATGATCCTAGAAACGCTTCTCTTATAGCTAAGGAATCTAAAAAGATCCTTACTGAAGGAGACAGAGTCAGAGCTAGAATCGTTACTTTAAGTCTTAAAGGAAAAACCGTTCAAGAATCTAAGATTGGTCTTACAATGAGACAGCCTAATTTAGGTAAGTTTGAATGGATTGAAAAGGAAAAGGCAAAAGCTCTTGAAAAGAAAATGGCTAAGGTGGAATAA